The following are encoded together in the Macadamia integrifolia cultivar HAES 741 chromosome 10, SCU_Mint_v3, whole genome shotgun sequence genome:
- the LOC122091885 gene encoding S-adenosylmethionine synthase 5-like, protein MDTFLFTSESVNEGHPDKLCDQISDAILDACLEQDPDSKVACETCTKTNMVMVFGEITTKANIDYEKIVRDTCRTIGFVSDDVGLDADNCKVLVNIEQQSPDIAQGVHGNLTKRPEEIGAGDQGHMFGYATDETPELMPLSHVLATKLGARLTEVRKNGTCAWLRPDGKTQVTVEYHKENGAMVPIRVHTVLISTQHDETVSNDEIAADLKEHVIKPVVPEKYLDEKTIFHLNPSGRFVIGGPHGDAGLTGRKIIIDTYGGWGAHGGGAFSGKDPTKVDRSGAYIVRQAAKSIVSSGLARRCTVQVSYAIGVPEPLSVFVDTYGTGKIPDKEILKIVKENFDFRPGMIAISLDLKRGGNGRFLKTAAYGHFGRDDPDFTWEVVKPLKWENAQA, encoded by the coding sequence ATGGATACCTTCCTATTTACATCTGAATCCGTGAACGAGGGTCACCCCGACAAGTTGTGCGACCAGATCTCCGATGCCATACTCGATGCTTGCCTCGAACAGGACCCCGATAGTAAAGTGGCCTGCGAGACCTGTACCAAGACCAACATGGTCATGGTCTTTGGGGAGATCACTACCAAGGCCAACATAGACTATGAGAAGATTGTCCGAGACACATGCCGAACGATTGGATTTGTTTCCGATGATGTGGGTCTTGATGCTGACAACTGCAAGGTCCTGGTCAACATTGAGCAGCAGAGCCCTGATATTGCTCAGGGGGTCCACGGAAACCTCACCAAGCGCCCTGAGGAGATAGGTGCCGGTGACCAGGGTCACATGTTCGGCTATGCCACCGATGAGACTCCAGAGCTGATGCCGCTCAGTCACGTCCTTGCCACCAAGCTCGGGGCTCGCCTGACTGAGGTTCGCAAGAATGGCACATGCGCATGGCTGAGACCAGACGGAAAGACCCAAGTCACCGTTGAATACCACAAAGAAAATGGAGCTATGGTCCCCATCCGCGTTCACACTGTCCTCATCTCCACTCAGCATGATGAGACCGTCAGTAATGACGAGATCGCCGCTGATCTCAAGGAGCACGTCATCAAGCCTGTCGTCCCAGAGAAGTACCTAGACGAGAAGACCATCTTCCACCTTAACCCCTCGGGGCGTTTTGTCATTGGAGGTCCTCATGGTGATGCCGGCCTCACGGGACGCAAGATAATTATTGACACCTACGGTGGTTGGGGGGCTCACGGTGGTGGCGCCTTCTCCGGTAAGGACCCAACCAAGGTTGACCGTAGTGGTGCCTACATCGTCAGGCAGGCTGCCAAGAGCATCGTCTCCAGTGGGCTTGCTCGCCGCTGCACTGTGCAGGTCTCCTATGCTATTGGTGTTCCAGAGCCGTTGTCCGTCTTTGTCGACACATATGGTACAGGAAAGATTCCGGACAAGGAGATCCTGAAGATTGTCAAGGAGAACTTCGACTTCAGGCCTGGTATGATTGCTATCAGCCTggacctcaagaggggaggtaaTGGTAGGTTCTTGAAGACAGCCGCCTACGGTCACTTTGGCAGGGACGACCCTGACTTCACATGGGAGGTGGTAAAGCCCCTCAAGTGGGAGAATGCCCAAGCTTAG